The DNA sequence ATCTACCTGCCCATGGTGCCCGAGGCCGCGGTGGCCATGCTGGCGTGCGCGCGCATCGGCGCGGTGCACTCCGTGGTGTTCGGTGGCTTCTCCGCCGAGGCGCTGCAGGAGCGCATGAACGACGCGGGCGCGCGCGTGCTCCTCACGGCGGACGGCGGCTGGCGCAAGGGCGCGGTGGTGCCGCTGCTCAAGAACGTGACGGCGGCGCTCGCGAACACGCCGAGCCTGGAGAAGGTCGTCGTGCTGAAGCGCACGGCGGACGTGGAGAGCCCCTCGGGCCCCAAGTGGGTGGCGTGGGATGCGCTGGTGAAGGGCCAGTCCGACGTGTGCGAGCCGGAGTGGGTGGAGAGCGAGCACCCGCTGTTCATCCTCTACACCTCCGGCTCCACGGGGAAGCCCAAGGGCGTGCTGCACACCACGGCGGGCTACGCGCTGGGCGCCTCGCTCACCACGCGCTGGGTGTTCGACCTGCGCGACGACGACGTCTACTGGTGCACGGCCGACGTGGGCTGGGTGACGGGGCACAGCTACGTCGTCTACGGCCCGCTGATGAACGGCGTCTCCACCGTCATGTACGAGGGCGCGCCGGTCCACCCAGGACCGGATCGCTTCTGGGAGATCATCGCGCGCTACAAGGCCACCATCCTCTACACCGCGCCCACCGCCATCCGCGCCTTCATGCGCCTGGGTGAGGAGCACCCGCGCAAGCACGACCTGTCCTCGCTGCGCCTGCTGGGCAGCGTGGGCGAGCCCATCAACCCCGAGGCGTGGATGTGGTACCGCGACGTCATCGGCGGCGGGCGCTGCCCGGTGGTGGACACGTGGTGGCAGACGGAGACGGGCAGCATCATGATCTCCCCCTTGCCCGGGGCCACGCCCACCAAGCCGGGCTCGGCAACCTTCCCGCTGCCCGGCATCCACGCCGAGATTCTCGACCGCTCGGGCAAGCCGGTGCCGCGCGGGCAGGGCGGACTGCTCTTCATCACCAAGCCGTGGCCGTCCATGCTGCGCAGCGTGTACGGCGACCCCGAGCGCTACGTGCGCACGTACTTCAGCGAGCTGCCGGGTCGTTACTTCACCGGCGATGGCGCGCGCACGGACCAGGACGGCTACTTCTGGTTGATGGGGCGCGTGGACGACGTGGTGAACGTGGCCGGCCACCGGTTGGGTACCGCCGAGGTGGAGAGCGCGCTCGTGGCGCACGCGAAGGTCTCCGAGTCCGCCGTGGTGGGCCGCCCAGATGACCTCAAGGGCACCGCGCTCGTTGCCTTCGTCACGCTGAAGGCGGGCATCCGCCCGTCGCCGGAGCTGAAGAAGGAGCTGGCGGCGCACGTGTCCAAGGAGATTGGCGCCATCGCGCGGCCGGATGAGATTCGCTTCGCCGAGGGCCTGCCGAAGACGCGCTCCGGGAAGATCATGCGCCGGCTCTTGCGCGACGTGGCCGCGGGCAAGCAGGCCACGGGCGACACCACCACGTTGGAGGACCTCAACGTGCTCGCGGCCCTCAGCCAGAACGACGAATAGCCACGCCACGGGCCCCGCGTCGACCGCACGCGGGGCCCGAGTTCGTCGTCAACGAACCATCACGAGGTCCCCCGGAAGTCCCAGGGCGAAGGCTCCGTACGCGCTGTCGTACCAGGTGCCCGTCGCCGCGCGGTAGACAAGGTACTCGTCGGTGCCGTCGCCGTTGAGGTCGCCGAAGCGCGGCACGTCTCCTGGGATGCCATAAGCGAAGGTGCTGGTGCCTCCGCCGTGGATGTTGCGCGTGGTGAAGGTGCTGTCGCTCGGGCGCCACATGGCCAGGTTCCACTGGTTGCCGGACTTGTAGGGCACGGGGACCTCCGTCCATGCGCCGAAGGTGTACGTGGTGATGGCGCCGCTGATGGCGCGGATCATCCACTGGCCCGTGGAGGGGCGGTACAGCGTCATGTCGTCGTAGCCGTCGCCATCGAAGTCCCGCGCGAGCGGAACATCGCCCGCGGCGCCCCAGTTGACGGTGGCGCTCGTTCCGTTGGCGTAGCGAATCAGCCACTGCCCGCTGCTGCCGTTCCCCGTGAGGTAGGGCGGGCGATAGACGACCATCTCGGCCTTGTGGTCCCCCGTGAGGTCCATGGGCACGGGGATGTCACCGCGCGCGCCCCACTGGATGGCGATCGAGGTGTTGTCCGAGTTGAGCACGTACCAGTAGCCGGTGTCGGCTCGCCACACGGCCAGCTCCGCGCGGGCGTCGCCGGTGTAGTCACCCGGCACGGGGACATCTCCCGGTGCGCCCCACCCGGTGAACGTGGTGGCACCCGTGGCGGACGCCCGGATGATCCACGCCCCCGAGTCGGGCCTCCACACGGCGAGGTCGCTTCGCCCATCGCCATCGAAGTCGGTGGAGTGCGGGTTGGGGTAGCGGTTCTGCATGTGGGCGATCTGCTTGCGCAGGTCCGGGCGCGGCCCCACGTGTCCGCCTGCCCCTTGAGGCGTGCCGTCGCGCCGCAGCACGTCTCGCAACTCTCGTGGGGCGTAGATGGATCCGTAGCGCAGGTACATGACGGAGGAGAGCGCCACCGCGGCGCCCGTGACGATGGGCGACGCGCCGGACGTGCCCGCGAACATTCGGGTATAGGAGAGGTTCTCTCCCTCGGCGTTGTACAGGTCGCCGTAGCCCGTGGTGACGATGTGCCAGTCCCCCTCGGACTGCGTGTCCACGCGGCTGCCGTAGGTGGAGAAGCTGGCCTTGTTGCCCGTGAACTTCTCCGCCGCGCCCACGATGATGGCGCCCGAGTCCATCGCGGGATCCACCGCGCTGAAGTAGCCATTGAACGCGGGCAGGTCGAGGTTGCAGTTCCCGTTGCCGGCGGCCTCCACGACGATGCGGCCGTTGGCCGTGGCGACCTTGATGGCATCACGCACGGCGGGCACTACCTCGGAGGGGACGAGGTCGTTCGCGTCGAGCAGCCTGTCGCCGTTGCAGTCGAAGGTGTTGTACGCCTGCATCTCCAGGAGGATGACGGCGCCCGGCCAGAACTGGTTCGCCGCCGCATAGATGGCGGAGGGCCGGTCCTGTCCCGTGGTGGGGAACTCCGTGGACAGGCGCACGGCCGCGCTCGTCACCAGTCCCGTGGTGCCAAAGGCATTCAGGTCGCTGCTGAGCAGGCCTGTCACGGCGCTGCCGTGGTCGCGAGTGGACAGGAGGTTCGCGCTGGCGTGCGTCGTTCCATTGACGAGCACCGCGCCCGCCAGCTTCGTGATGTCTTGATGCGAGCGATTCCAGGCGTACTCGACATCGGTGTAGCCCCAGCCATCGCCATAGGCGTTCCAGTAGTGCGAGCGCAGCCAGTCCGTGTCGATGCCCACGGGCGCGGCCTCGCCGTAGTCCTGATCCGCCGTGTAGCTGGCCGTGAGTGACCACCCCGCGCCCGTGTTCGGAGCGGGCGACGTGAGGGCGCGCGGTAGTGGTGGGGCCTCGGCCAAGGTCGCGTCCTGGCCTCGCTCCCACTCACGAACATGCTCGGGCGTGGGCCAGTCCAGGCGGGGCTGCTCACGCCACGGGGCTTCGAACGCCGCCGCGCTCGCTCGGTCCATGCTCGGAGGCGCGACGGGAAGCGGCGAGGGATAGGCCACCTCCACCCCGTCCAAGGCGTTGAGCGCGGTGAGCGTGTCCGCGACCACCTGGTCCGACGCGGCATCGAGGTAGAGGTAGAACCACAGGTTCGGATCCGGCAACGGCTGTCCGGACAGCCGCTCGCCCTCGGCCTTGAGCTGTTGGGCGACGGACTCGGTGAAGGGATGCATCTTCATCGCCACGGAGCGCCGCACGCCGCCGAGCACGGCGCGGACCTGCTCCCACTCCACCCGGGCCGCGGTGTCGCGTGCCTGGCTCGTGTCGAGGACCAGTGCGCCTTCTCGGGCGCGCAGCGCGCGGCCCTCGCGGAACTTCACCTCGATGCGATTGCGGAAGCTGTTGCGCAGGTCGTCCGCCACATAGGTGCGCTTGAGGCCCGCATAGGTCGCGCGCGCGTCCGTCCTGGACTGCATGTCATGAGGCGAGTTCGAGATGCCGCGCGTCCCCGCCGCGCTCGTCGTGGTGCAAGTCAACAGCGTCGCCAGCAGCATGGCTGGCCGGGTGTTTCGACGTGTCATCGACCGCTCCTTGTCATCGCCCTGTTCGCAGGACGAACCCTGGAGTCTCGTGCACGCGTTGCACGCCGGCACCTGAGTCGCGTGCTCGCGGCCCGAGTCGCTGTCCACCCGGCGCCATGGCGACGCGATGCACGTGCAAGCTGCGAGGAAATCTCCGCTGGCGCGGTGAGGCGCGTGAGGAATTCGCCATGCGAGTGGGCGCGCGGACGTGCGTGGCGAAAGCGCGCGCTATGCTCGATGCATGTCAGCGCTCCTTCCGTATCTACCTGGGCAAGCCGCGACCTGGGCGAGGCGTGACGACGAGGGCCAGGAGCCCGTGACGATGGATCTGCCGGGCTGGACGATGACGGTCCAGGGCACCGAGGCGGGTGGCCCGCCCAACCTCCGCTGCTGGTCCTTCGAGCGCGGGAACGCATGCGTGCGCATGACGCGCCATTGGGATCAACCGCTGTCGCCGGGCTACCCCATGGTGGTGGCCTCGCGGCGCGTGGTGCGCACGGGCGCGGGCATGCTGGAGCTGGTCACCACCCGCGTGTTCGAGGGGCAGGAGGCGCGCGTGGACGTCGCCTTCATCCAAGGCGCGGACTGGCTGGTGCGCATCGTCTTCGAGAACTGCGACGCGCCCACGGTCGACGCGGCGATGGGCCGGCTGTCCGTTCGCGAGTGAGCCCGCGTGGCTAGGGTGAGGCGAGCACCCATTCGATGAAGTGCAGGTCCTCGCGCGTGTACACGAAGGACACGCTGGTGGGCGTCCACTCCACGCGGTCCACCAGTCCAATCGCGTCGGTGAAGACTTCGTCGAGCTTGCGCCCGTGCGCGTCGCGCAGCCGCACGTAGCCGGGGCTGTACGTGTCGCCCCCGTCACCGGGCATCGTCATGCGCAGGAACTTGGGCGGGAAGCTCCAGAGCACGGCGCGCTCCAGCTGGAAGTTCCCATCCGGGCTCACCTGGACGGAGATGACGGTACCCTCGTGGTACGTCACCCCGAGGGCTCCGCCTGCCACCAGCGCGCTGCCCGCCAGCAGCGCCCACGCGAGAGGCCGGGCTCGCCGGACGCCAAGGCGCTCGGCCTGTCGCGTGGGGGGGGCCGCCATCAGACCGCGCGGATGTTGCGCACGTCGGGCGCGGACGCGGGCTCAGGAGAGGCGGGGCGCGCGGGCCGCTCGGACGCGAGCAGCTTCTTGCCGCGCATGAAGGCCGCGGCGTTGACCACCATGCGCTTGGCCTTGCCGCGCAGCGTGGCCGAGGCCACCACGTCCCGCCGCAGCAGCAGCCACGGCGCGGTGTTCCGCAGCAGCGTCACCGGCGAGTACAGCACGCCCAGGAACAGGTACTCGGTGGACAGGTGGTTGACCCGCTTGCGCAGCGACATGCTGACGCGGTTCTCGCAGCCGCCCTGCGCCGACTCGAAGTGGTAGAGCACCGCGTCCGGCGCGTACACCAGGTGCTCGCCGTGGCGGAACAGCTCCGAGCAGAAGAGCGTCTCGTCGCGGAAGGCGGAGGGCGCCATGCGCTCGTCGAACCACGCGTGCCCGAAGAGGGCGGTGGTGGGCGCGCGCTTGAAGCTCATGTTCGCGCCCATGGGCGTGTGCGGCACCAGCACCGCCGAGCGCTCCACCGAGTCGAAGTTCGCCTCCACGAAGCCCGACATGCGGATCTGCCCGACGGCGCGCTCCTTCGTGGTGCGGTCGGCGTCCAGTCGCGAGCGGATCCGCCCCGCCACGCCGATGGCGCCCGGGTTGTCCTGCGCCGCGCGCACGTGCGCCATGACGAAGCCCGGCGCGAGCACCACGTCGTCATCCACGAAGATGACCAGGTCCCCGTGCGACGAGGCCACGCCCACGTTGCGCGCGCGCGTCAGCCCGGCCGGCTGGGACGGCACGAAGCGCAGCGCGGGCTCGTCGCGCCAGTCCGGCCGCATCTCGTAGACGCGCTCGGGCATGCCCTCGTTCTGGTACACGACGATGACCTGCGCCTGGATGCCCGCCTCGCGCGCCGCCGTCGCCTCGCGCAGCAGCGAGGGCAGCGAGATGGTCAGCTCCTCGAAGCGGTTGTACGAGCAGCAGACGATGTCCACGCTGTTCACGGGCAGCTCGCGCAGGCGCGCGGTGCGCGTGCGCTCCAGCGTGGCGTCCGGCATCTGCGGCGCCACCTGCGTGCGCACGAAGTCCAGGTAGGCGCGGTCGTTCTCCGCGTAGAGCTGCTGGAGCACGGCGCGGTTGCGGGGCGCGCCGGCCTCGTACGCCGAGATCCGCTCGGGCAGCTCCGCGAAGACGCGCGTCAGCTCCTGCGCCTTCTTGAACAACCCCAGGTAGCGGATGCCGCGGCGCTCCAGCTCGCGGGCCGCGCCCACCTCGGCCGCGATGACCGGCAGGTCCGCCGCCAGCAGCTCCACCAGGTTGAACCCGAACGACTCGGACGTGGACGCCATGAGGCCGCCGTCCGCGTTCGCCATGATGCGGGCCAGCTCCGCGTCGGACACGCTCCCCATCCACTCGAAGGCCGTGTCCGCGATGCCCGGGAAGCGCTCCTCGAGCATCTTCTGGTAGCTGCCGAACGGGCCCATGGGGACGTCGCGGCCCACCGCCTGGATGCGCACGCGGCGGCGCTGCTCCGGCGTCAGCCCCGCCAGCGCCGAGCACACCAGGTCAAAGCCCTTGCGGTGCTCGATGCGCCCCACCATCACCAGCCGGAACACGTTGTCCGACGGCGCGCGGGCGCGCTTGGTCCGCGGCGTGATGCGGGCGAAGTTGAACGGCAGGAGGAAGTCGTGCTCGCGCGCGCGGCTCACCCCGAGCAGGGACGTGCGCACGCGGTCCTTGAAGTACCCGGCATAGTCCGGGTTGGAGTACAGCCGGTGCTTGAGCAGGAGCTGCTGGATGGTCTCCGAGTGCAGATGCACCTGCACGCCCAGGTCGCCGCGGTCGAGCCCGTTCTGCTGAACGACCTCTTCGTACGGCGTGACGATGCGCACCACGGTGCGCTCGTTGAGCCAGGGCACGAAGTGGAAGAAGAGCGTCTCGGCGCGCCAGTTGGTCGTCTCCACCCAGAGGATGTCGCGACCCCAGAGCTGCGTGAGTTCGAACGTCTTTTCCAGGACGCGGGCCGCGAAGGCCACGTTGCCGAAGTGCAGCTTGCGGCCCAGCACGGGCACGGCCTTCTGCAGGGCCTTGGACAGATAGGAGCGCGACCCGGTGACGCGGTGGACGAGGTTTCCCGCCGCGTCGAGGTGCATGAACTCCTCGTCCGTATCGGACTCGGCGATGACCTCGACTTCGAAGCCTTCGCGCTGGAGCTGCACGGCGAGGTGCTGGGCGAGATACGCGGCACCGCCCCAGGCGGTGTAGGGAGGGTATTCGCCGAACACGAGGAGGACGACTGGCTTGCGATTCATGGAACTCCCCATCCCGGCCCGACCCAGGCGGGGGCCTGGGGTCTGGAGGACGGAGAGAATGCCATCCGCCCTCGTGGGAACCAACACCGGATGATGGATGAAACAGAGCGAAAAATGAGCGGACGCCACGTCTTGTGGTGCACGTCAACACCCGCGGGTTTCATGGCGGACTACGGGCCTCGCTGAAGGTGGATGATGGCCTCGTCCAACAGCGCGGCCACGCCTCGACGTACCACGTGAACAACCTTGTGGTGGTGGATCGTCGACCCGTGCGTGTAGTGACCGCTGACCTTGTGGTGCAGCTCGGTCGCACCCCAGACGAGCACCAGGTCTCCCCACTCGAGGTCGCTCTTCGCCCGGTCGGCCGTGCGCCGCTCCGTCCCATCCACCATCCGCAGCGCGATGTGCTCGCCGAGCTTGGCCTCCAACTCCTCGCGAACCGCAGGAGAGCCGCCCACCACCACCACCCGGTGGACGCCATGGCGCCGGCACGCTTCCAGGAAGGCCACCTCGGCGCGGTGATTGGCCGAGCCTCCGCATCGGGCGCAGTGGCTGCGAGGCTCCACGCGCAGGGGCTCGCGCCCGCTTGCTCGCGCCACCTGGAGGCAGGCGGGATCCGCGCAGACGGGGAAGAAGCGCTCGGAGAGCAGCTCGGCGGCCCGCAGCAGCTTGGGCTCACTCATGCGCGCCTTGCCCTGGCGGGTGAGGCCCGCGCCCTCCAGCACCTCGCGGGCGCGCGCGCGCGTCTCGGTGAGGCTGAGCCCGCGCTCCGCCAGCCATCCGTCGATGTCCCGGTCCGCGCTCATGGCGAGCCCG is a window from the Myxococcaceae bacterium JPH2 genome containing:
- a CDS encoding glycosyltransferase, yielding MNRKPVVLLVFGEYPPYTAWGGAAYLAQHLAVQLQREGFEVEVIAESDTDEEFMHLDAAGNLVHRVTGSRSYLSKALQKAVPVLGRKLHFGNVAFAARVLEKTFELTQLWGRDILWVETTNWRAETLFFHFVPWLNERTVVRIVTPYEEVVQQNGLDRGDLGVQVHLHSETIQQLLLKHRLYSNPDYAGYFKDRVRTSLLGVSRAREHDFLLPFNFARITPRTKRARAPSDNVFRLVMVGRIEHRKGFDLVCSALAGLTPEQRRRVRIQAVGRDVPMGPFGSYQKMLEERFPGIADTAFEWMGSVSDAELARIMANADGGLMASTSESFGFNLVELLAADLPVIAAEVGAARELERRGIRYLGLFKKAQELTRVFAELPERISAYEAGAPRNRAVLQQLYAENDRAYLDFVRTQVAPQMPDATLERTRTARLRELPVNSVDIVCCSYNRFEELTISLPSLLREATAAREAGIQAQVIVVYQNEGMPERVYEMRPDWRDEPALRFVPSQPAGLTRARNVGVASSHGDLVIFVDDDVVLAPGFVMAHVRAAQDNPGAIGVAGRIRSRLDADRTTKERAVGQIRMSGFVEANFDSVERSAVLVPHTPMGANMSFKRAPTTALFGHAWFDERMAPSAFRDETLFCSELFRHGEHLVYAPDAVLYHFESAQGGCENRVSMSLRKRVNHLSTEYLFLGVLYSPVTLLRNTAPWLLLRRDVVASATLRGKAKRMVVNAAAFMRGKKLLASERPARPASPEPASAPDVRNIRAV
- the acs gene encoding acetate--CoA ligase; protein product: MADTPQEIHSVLTEARVFPPPEAFARRAHIRGMQDYQRLWDEAAKDPEKYWGDRAREELYWKEPFQTVLDWKPPHARWFVEGRTNLAYNCLDRHLPALKDKPAILFEGEPGDRRRITYGELSAEVNRLANGLKSLGVRKGDRVGIYLPMVPEAAVAMLACARIGAVHSVVFGGFSAEALQERMNDAGARVLLTADGGWRKGAVVPLLKNVTAALANTPSLEKVVVLKRTADVESPSGPKWVAWDALVKGQSDVCEPEWVESEHPLFILYTSGSTGKPKGVLHTTAGYALGASLTTRWVFDLRDDDVYWCTADVGWVTGHSYVVYGPLMNGVSTVMYEGAPVHPGPDRFWEIIARYKATILYTAPTAIRAFMRLGEEHPRKHDLSSLRLLGSVGEPINPEAWMWYRDVIGGGRCPVVDTWWQTETGSIMISPLPGATPTKPGSATFPLPGIHAEILDRSGKPVPRGQGGLLFITKPWPSMLRSVYGDPERYVRTYFSELPGRYFTGDGARTDQDGYFWLMGRVDDVVNVAGHRLGTAEVESALVAHAKVSESAVVGRPDDLKGTALVAFVTLKAGIRPSPELKKELAAHVSKEIGAIARPDEIRFAEGLPKTRSGKIMRRLLRDVAAGKQATGDTTTLEDLNVLAALSQNDE
- a CDS encoding S8 family serine peptidase — its product is MTRRNTRPAMLLATLLTCTTTSAAGTRGISNSPHDMQSRTDARATYAGLKRTYVADDLRNSFRNRIEVKFREGRALRAREGALVLDTSQARDTAARVEWEQVRAVLGGVRRSVAMKMHPFTESVAQQLKAEGERLSGQPLPDPNLWFYLYLDAASDQVVADTLTALNALDGVEVAYPSPLPVAPPSMDRASAAAFEAPWREQPRLDWPTPEHVREWERGQDATLAEAPPLPRALTSPAPNTGAGWSLTASYTADQDYGEAAPVGIDTDWLRSHYWNAYGDGWGYTDVEYAWNRSHQDITKLAGAVLVNGTTHASANLLSTRDHGSAVTGLLSSDLNAFGTTGLVTSAAVRLSTEFPTTGQDRPSAIYAAANQFWPGAVILLEMQAYNTFDCNGDRLLDANDLVPSEVVPAVRDAIKVATANGRIVVEAAGNGNCNLDLPAFNGYFSAVDPAMDSGAIIVGAAEKFTGNKASFSTYGSRVDTQSEGDWHIVTTGYGDLYNAEGENLSYTRMFAGTSGASPIVTGAAVALSSVMYLRYGSIYAPRELRDVLRRDGTPQGAGGHVGPRPDLRKQIAHMQNRYPNPHSTDFDGDGRSDLAVWRPDSGAWIIRASATGATTFTGWGAPGDVPVPGDYTGDARAELAVWRADTGYWYVLNSDNTSIAIQWGARGDIPVPMDLTGDHKAEMVVYRPPYLTGNGSSGQWLIRYANGTSATVNWGAAGDVPLARDFDGDGYDDMTLYRPSTGQWMIRAISGAITTYTFGAWTEVPVPYKSGNQWNLAMWRPSDSTFTTRNIHGGGTSTFAYGIPGDVPRFGDLNGDGTDEYLVYRAATGTWYDSAYGAFALGLPGDLVMVR